The following is a genomic window from Pseudomonas lurida.
CGGAACTTGGCGCCTTCTTCCTCTTTGCCAGCGATGACGCGCGCGCTGAGGATGGCTTCCTGCTTCAGGTAGGTACGCAGTTTCTCCAGCAGGCTGGCGTCTTCGGCGAAACGCTCCATGAGGATGTACTTGGCGCCTTCGAGGGCCGCCTTGACGTCGGCGACGCCTTTTTCGGCGTCGATGAAGCGTGCGGCTTCGGCTTCCGGGGACAGCGACGGATCGTTGAACAGGCCGTCAGCCAGCTCGCCCAGGCCGGCTTCCAGGGCGATCTGGCCCTTGGTGCGACGCTTCTGTTTGTACGGCAGGTAAAGGTCTTCGAGGCGGGTCTTGGTGTCGGCGAGCTTGATGTCGCGCTCGAGTTGCGGGGTCAGCTTGCCCTGCTCTTCGATGCTGGCGAGGATGCTGATGCGCCGTTCGTCGAGTTCTCGCAGGTAGCGCAGGCGCTCTTCCAGGTGACGCAGTTGGGTGTCGTCGAGGCTGCCGGTCACTTCTTTACGGTAACGGGCAATGAAGGGCACCGTGGAGCCTTCATCCAGTAGAGCGACGGCCGCTTCGACCTGTTGTGGGCGTACACCGAGTTCCTCGGCGATGCGGCTGTTGATGCTGTCCATAAAACCACCTGAAATTCTTAAAAGCAGCTCGCAGGCCCGGAAAACAAGGCCTTGGGAAGCTGGTTGAGCGGCCCGACTGGCGCCGCTGCCTGGGTCAAGAGGCAGCCTATTGACCCTCGAAATCGAAAAAATCACGACAAGCGGGTGAAAAAAGCCTCGGCAGCAAACGGTAACGATCTGACGTTGCCCTGCACGGCGGCGGCGCATTATAACCAGCGTTCTGTCCTTGGGGGGGATTGCGCCAACGGTGGTAGGGCGCGGGTTCGGTAGCGGTAAAGGAAAAATCTGCTAACAATGCACACGGTGCGTATAACGGCAGCTACGCCATAATGCGCGCCGAGATAAGAGGAGCATCCAATGAGCAGCACTGCACAAACTGCTGAAGGCGAAAAAATTCTCATCGTTGACGACGATCCGGGGCTGAGCAGCCTGCTGGAGCGTTTTTTCAACTCCAAGGGCTACCGTGCCCGCGCGGTGCCGAACACCGAGCAAATGGATCGCCTGTTGGGGCGTGAAGTATTCAACCTGGTCGTACTCGACCTGATGTTGCCTGGCGAAGACGGCCTGACCGCCTGCAAGCGCCTGCGCGGCGCGAACAACCAGATTCCAATCATCATGCTCACCGCCAAGGGTGATGAGCTGAGCCGCATCAAGGGCCTCGAACTGGGCGCTGATGACTACCTGGCCAAGCCGTTCAACCCCGACGAGTTGATGGCACGGGTCAAAGCCGTACTGCGTCGCCAGGCGCCGCCGGTTCCGGGTGCGCCGGGCAGCGAAGACGAAAGTGTCACCTTTGGCGACTACGAACTGTCGCTGGCGACCCGCGAGCTCAAGCGTGGCGATGAAGTGCACATGCTCACCACCGGCGAGTTTGCCGTACTCAAGGCCCTGGTGATGAACGCTCGCCAGCCGCTGACCCGTGACAAGCTGATGAACCTGGCCCGTGGCCGGGAATGGGACGCCCTGGAACGCTCCATCGACGTACAGATTTCTCGTCTGCGCCGGATGATCGAGCCAGACCCTTCCAAGCCGCGTTACATCCAGACGGTCTGGGGCGTAGGTTATGTGTTTGTGCCGGATGGCAATAAAACCAGTTGACCAGTGATTTGCAGAAGCGGGCCTTCCGGTGTTTGACTCCATGAGAGTCGACGGGATGCCCGGCGTCTGCAATTCTGCGAGCGCCGCTCGTTCCTGCAAGGTGTCTAGCTGTCTCCTATGAAAACCCCGCTGTGGTTCCCGCAAAGTTTCTTCTCCCGCACCCTTTGGCTGGTGCTGATCGTCGTTCTGTTTTCCAAGGCACTCACGCTGGTTTATCTGTTGATGAACGAGGACGTGCTGGTAGACCGGCAATACAGCCACGGTGTCGCCCTGACGCTGCGCGCCTATTGGGCAGCTGACCCTGAGAATCGCGAAAAAATCGCCAAGGCCGCCACGCTTGTACGCGTGGCGGGCGCGGGTGTGCCGGAGGGCGAGCAGCATTGGCCCTACAGTGAAATCTACCAGCGCCAGATGCAGGCCGAACTGGGTGAGGACACCGAGGTGCGGCTGCGCATGCATGTGTCGCCGGCGTTATGGGTACGCGCGCCAAGCCTGGGCGAAGATTGGCTGAAGGTGCCGTTGTACCCGCATCCGTTGCGGGGGCAGAAGATCTGGAACGTATTGGGCTGGTTCCTGGCGATCGGGCTGCTTTCAACGGCGTCGGCGTGGATTTTCGTGCGCCAGCTCAACCAGCCGCTCAAGCGCCTGGTGTTTGCCGCCCGCCAACTCGGTCAGGGGCGCAGTGTGCGCCTGCCGGTCAGCGATACGCCCAGCGAGATGACCGAGGTGTACGGTGCGTTCAACCAGATGGCGGAGGACGTCGAACAGGCCGGGCGCGAACGCGAGTTGATGCTGGCTGGGGTGTCCCATGACCTGCGTACACCGTTGACGCGACTGCGCTTGTCTCTGGAATTGATGGGCAACCATACCGACCTCACCGATGACATGGTCCGCGACATTGAGGACATGGACGCAATTCTCGACCAGTTCCTGGCGTTTATCCGCGATGGCCGTGATGAGGTGGTAGAGGAGGTCGACCTGACCGACCTGGTACGTGAGGTGGTCGCGCCCTACAACCAGAACGGCGAACAGGTGCGCATGCGCCTGGAGCCGATCCAGCCGTTTGCGTTGCGTCGAGTGTCGATGAAGCGCCTGTTGAACAACTTGATTGGCAACGCCTTGCACCACGCAGGTTCAGATGTGGAAGTCGCGGCGTACGTGTCTGGCGACAGCACTGCGCCTTACGTGGTGCTGAGCGTGATGGACCGGGGCGCGGGCATCGACCCAGACGAGTTGGAAGGGATCTTCAACCCCTTCACCCGTGGCGACCGTGCCCGGGGGGGTAAGGGAACCGGGCTGGGATTGGCGATTGTGCGGCGGATTGCCTCGATGCATGGCGGCAATGTCGAGTTGCGCAACCGCGAAGAGGGTGGCCTGGAAGCACGTGTGCGCTTGCCGCTTGGCCTGATGCTACCCCGAGATGCGGTCTAAGCAACAACCCAGTCCATATGTGGGAGCGGGCTTGCCTGCGATGAGGTCGGCACATTCAACATTGTAGTTGAGTGAACCGCCGCTATCGCAGGCAAGCCCGCTCCCACACTTGTTTTATAGCGCTTGATAGGTCGAGTGCCTTCAACCCTTGCCTTTGGTCCTGGTCATATTCGGCCCACCATTCTTTTCCAGATGTTGAATGATGATCCCCGCCACATCCTTCCCTGTGGTGGTCTCAATACCTTCCAGGCCTGGCGATGAGTTCACCTCCATCACCAGCGGCCCATGGTTGGACCGCAGGATGTCCACACCCGCCACACTCAACCCCATCACCTTGGCTGCCCGTAGTGCGGTCATACGCTCTTCAGGGGTGATCTTGATCAGGCTGGCGCTGCCGCCACGGTGCAGGTTGGAGCGGAACTCACCCGGCTTGGCCTGGCGCTTCATCGCCGCAATCACCTTGTCACCCACCACGAAGCAGCGGATATCTGCACCGCCGGCTTCCTTGATGTATTCCTGCACCATGATGTTCTGCTTGAGCCCCATGAAAGCCTCGATCACGGACTCCGCCGCCGTCGCGGTTTCACACAGCACCACACCGATGCCCTGGGTGCCTTCCAGCACTTTGATCACCAGCGGCGCGCCATTGACCATGTCGATCAGGTCGGGGATGTCGTCGGGGGAGTGGGCAAAGCCGGTAACGGGCAGGCCGATTCCGCGTCGCGACAGCAACTGCAGCGAGCGCAACTTGTCGCGCGAGCGAGCAATGGCCACCGATTCGTTAAGGGGGAACACCCCCATCATTTCGAACTGGCGCAACACCGCACAGCCGTAGAACGTCACCGACGCGCCGATACGGGGGATGACGGCATCAAACCCTTCCAGCGGCTTGCCCCGGTAGTGGATCTGCGGCTTGTGACTGGCAATGTTCATATAGGCCCGCAACGTGTCGATCACCACCATTTCGTGGCCACGTTCGGTGCCGGCCTCAACCAGGCGGCGGGTGGAATACAGACGCGGGTTTCGCGACAGCACAGCAATCTTCATGCAGCACCTGGGGCAGAAATAGTAGAGACCGGGAACACCGGCTTGTCTTGAACGTACTTGATACCGGGATTGACCACCAACTGGCCGTCAATCAGCGCCTTGGAGCCCAGCAACAGGCGGTAGCGCATGGCCTTGCGACAGGCCAGGGTGAACTCCACACGCCAGACCCGATCACCCATCGCCAGCGTGGTGCTGATGACATAGCGCACCTGCGCATGGCCGTTCGAACTCTTGATGGTTTTCATCGTTACCAGGGGCGCTTCGCAGCGACGGTGGCGCAGTTGCACCACGCTGCCCAGGTGCGCGGTAAAACGCACCCATTTCTCGCCATCGCGCTCGAATGGTTCGATGTCGGTGGCGTGCAGGCTTGAGGTACTCGCACCCGTGTCGATCTTCGCGCGCAGGCCTGCCACTCCCAAGTCGGGAAGTGCCACCCACTCACGCAGACCCACAACGGTCAAATGGTCAAATGTCTTCAATATGGATAACCGATCAATTCGCCCAGGCCTGAGGGGAAACCTCGGCCAGGGCCTTGAATGCAGGCCTGGCGAACCAGTAACCCTGCATCAGAAATATTCCGCAGTCGGACAGGAAGTCACGCTCGCCGGCACTTTCGATGCCTTCGGCGATGACAGTAACCCCCAACTGCTCACAGATTGTGACAATCCCCTGGACGATGACTTGACGGACACGATCCTTATCGACATCACGGATCAGCGCCATGTCGAGTTTGATCAGGTCAGGTTGGAAATCGGCCAGCAGGTTCAGCCCCGAATAGCCCGCGCCGAAATCGTCGATGGCGGTCTTGAAGCCGAATTCGCGGTATTCACGCAGAATATTCGTCAAATGGCGATTGTTATCTACGTGCTCGCTTTCCAAGGTCTCGAAAATCAGCTGGTCTAGCGGGAAATTATGCGCGCGCGCCGCCTCCAAGGTGCTACGGATGCACAATTCCGGACGGTATACGGCATTGGGCATGAAGTTGATCGAAAGATGGGTTTGCATGCCCAGGGCCGACGCCCCGGCGATGGCCTGTGTTCGACAGCGTTGGTCGAACCGGTAGCGGTTGCTTTCGTTGACCTGGTCCAGCACCGACAACGCGCCTTCGCCGTGCGGGCCGCGCACCAGGGCTTCATGGGCAAAGATCGAGTGGTCCCGAAGGTCTACGATAGGCTGGTAAGCGAACGCGAAATCGAACCCCAGGGGCTCGCTTTGCTGGCAACCCACGCAACGCTGGTTGGGCGAGGTGAGTGAAGGGGGGAATTCGGTCACAGCGTATCCTCGCGAAAACAGGGTGCTACCTGGCGTATCTTAGGTGAGCCTTGGGGTTTATGCGTCGAAGGGTTTCAACGGTAAAGTTGCGACATTTTTCAGAGCGAGGAATTCAAGTGGCTCAAAAGCAGGAAGAGGAAGAAAAGGTCCGTCTGGACAAGTGGCTGTGGGCCGCGCGTTTCTATAAGACCCGTGCCCTGGCGAAGGCCGCTATCGAGAGCGGCAAGGTTCATCATCGTGGCGAGCGCTGCAAGCCAGGCAAAGAGCCACGTGTCGGTGATGAGTTTCAGATTCGTACCGGTTTCGACGAAAAGACCGTGGTGGTTCAGGCGCTTTCCATTGTGCGTCGCGGGGCGCCTGAAGCGCAGGCGCTGTACACCGAGACGGAGGCCAGCGTTGCCAAGCGCGAAAACGCGGCAGCCATGCGCAAGGCGGGCGCCACCGGCATGACTACCGATGGCAAGCCGAGCAAGAAGCAGCGCCGCGACCTGTTCAAGTTCCGCGGCAGTGGCAATGACGATTAGCGCCGCAGGCGAGTCGTTATGGGGGGCGAACGGGCTGGTTGTGGCAGCCCACTCGCCACCGTTCAGTTATTGGGGCGAGTTCATGACGCTCAGGCGGCCGATCACCGGCACCCGCTGGAACAGCCCGAACACCGGCGCCGTCACACGCAACAACCCACCCGATACTTTCGCCGCAAACGGTGTGTAATACCCCCATCCCAGCGCCAACAGCGCCAGCAGTACGCCGCCGATGTAATCGTCCTGACCCCAATGCGCGCCCGCCACCAGGCGCGGCATCATGAACAGCAGCGCCAGGCCCCAGATCACCAGCACCTGGCTGAAGCGCTTGGCGAACACGGTCATGAACATCGCCCAGATCAACAAGACCGAAGCGTGATCCCCCGGGAAACTCTGGCTCGAACGGTCCTTCAGTTCCCAGGTCTTCTCCAGCCCCGGGAAATAGTCGCTCATCTGGATCGCCCCGCTGATAACCATTGACGGGCTACTGTGTTGCCAGCCCATCTGCGCCGCGAGTTTGGAAAACAGCATGCGGATAAACAGCAACAGCAGCAGAATGCCGACAAAACCTAACAGTGCCTGGCGCACCTGCACGGCCTTGAACACCCATTCTCCCCGGATCAGCAGCGCCAGCAGAATCACCCCGACTACCGCATCAAAAGGCCGCAAACTGGCGACAGCCCACACATGCAGCCATGCCGGGTTGCTCGCCAGCGGGTCATTGAGCAGATGAAACAGCCACTCGTCGAAAATCACACACAGCATCTGGCCCGTGGGCCACAGCCAAAAACACAGCAGTCCGATAGCGAGTAGATTGCAAAGAGCCCATTGCCGGAGGTTCCACTTGGCTTGGAACAAACCCGGATTGTTCATAAACTGTCCCTCTTCGCTCTATGAAGCTCTCTGTTTCCAGGAGAAAGCCGCACCAATATGGTGCTAAAGCGTTTAATTTTATAAACCTTGTAATCATTTTGTCATCCATTCAGATACCCAGACCTATGACTGATCTACCGGATACCGACTTCACCCAACGCTTCATCTTCGACGAGACCGACGCCCGCGGCGAACTGGTCTCGCTGGAGCGCAGCTATGCCGAAGTCCTCGCCAAGCACCCCTATCCGGAGCCGGTCGCGCAACTGCTCGGCGAGTTGATGGCGGCCGCTGCGTTGCTGGTGGGCACCATGAAGTTCGACGGTTTGCTGATCCTGCAGGCGCGCTCCGAAGGGCCGGTGCCGATGCTGATGATCGAATGCTCCAGCGAGCGCGAAATCCGCGGGCTGGCCCGTTACGAAGCTGACCAGATTGCCCCGGATGCGAGCTTGTCCGACCTGATGGCCAACGGCGTGCTGGCGATTACCGTCGACCCGACTGAAGGCCAGCGCTACCAGGGCATCGTCGATCTGGACGGCGAAACCCTGTCGGACTGCTTCACCAACTATTTCGTGATGTCTCAACAGGTAGGCACCAAGTTCTGGCTCAACGCCGATGGCAAGCGCGCCCGTGGCCTGCTGTTGCAGCAATTGCCGGCCGACCGCATCAAGGATGACGATGAGCGCACCGATAGCTGGCGCAAGTTGACCGCCCTGGCCGGCACCTTGACGGCTGAAGAGCTGCTGGGCCTGGACAACGAAACCATCCTGCACCGCCTGTACCACGAGGAGGCCGTGCGCCTGTTCGACGCACAGGGCCTGCGCTTCCATTGCAGCTGCTCGCGCGAGCGTTCGGCCAATGCCCTGGTGAGCCTGGGCCTGGAGGATGCGCAGGAATTGGTCGTGGAGCACGGTGGCCATATCGAGATCGACTGCCAGTTCTGCAACCAGCGCTACCTGTTCGATGCGGCCGATGTCGCCCAATTGTTCGCCGGCGCAGGCATCGACACCCCTTCCGACACCCGCCACTAAAACGTTTAAGCACAGGTGAATCACCTGACAAATGCCGGATTAGCGCTGTTCTGACGGGAGGGCCCTACTCTTTTTGGGCTTTTCTGGCATAATCCGGCCCACTTTTTTCGCGGTAGTAGTGCGCAACTTTCTACTACAAAACGTTTGGAGCACTCGGCCTCAGGCCGACGGGGAACCTCATGACGCAAGCCAATAACGCCGTATACACCGATCTGAGTGTTGACGATCTGGTCAAAGAAGCCCTGCAGCGCGGTGAAGGCGTGCTTGCCGATACTGGCGCGCTGGTCGTCGAAACCGGTCACCGTACCGGCCGTTCGCCAGTCGACCGTTTCATCGTTGAAGAGCCCTCCACCCAGGACTCCATTGCCTGGGGCCCGATCAACCGCAAGTTCCCGGCCGACAAGTTCGATGCCCTGTGGAGCCGTGTAGAAGCATTCAACAACGCGCAAGAGCATTTCGTTTCCCATGTTCACGTAGGGGCTGCCGAAGACCACTACCTGGCCGTGAAAATGACCACCCAGACTGCCTGGCAGAACCTGTTCGGTCGTTGCCTGTTCATCAACCCGGCCCAGTACAACCCGGCCGGTCGTGAAGAGTGGCAAGTGCTCAACGTCGCCAACTTCGAATGCGTGCCAGAGCGTGACGGCACCAACTCCGACGGTTGCGTGATCCTCAACTTCGCACAGAAAAAAGTCCTGATCGCTGGCATGCGCTACGCCGGTGAAATGAAAAAAGCCATGTTCTCGGTGCAGAACTTCCTGCTGCCGGCTTCCGACGTACTGCCAATGCACTGCGCCGCCAACATTGGCGAAGCAGGCGACGTGACCCTGTTCTTCGGTCTGTCGGGTACGGGTAAAACCACCCTGTCCGCCGATGAAAGCCGTTACCTGATCGGTGACGACGAACACGGCTGGGGCGAAGGCGTGGTGTTCAACATCGAAGGCGGTTGCTATGCCAAGTGCATCGACCTGTCCGAGAAGAACGAGCCGGTGATCTGGAAGGCCATCAAGCATGGCGCCGTGCTGGAAAACGTCGTGATCGACGATGCCAAGCACGCCGACTACACCAACGTCAGCCTGACCCAGAACAGCCGCGCCGCCTACCCGTTGGAGCACGTTGCCAAGCGTTCCGAGAAGAACCTGGGCGGCGAGCCGAACGCTGTGATCTTCCTGACCTGCGACCTGACCGGCGTACTGCCGCCCGTGTCGATTCTCAGCGAAGAACAAGCGGCCTACCACTTCCTGTCCGGCTACACCGCACTGGTGGGTTCGACTGAAATGGGGTCGGGCGGCGGTATCAAGTCGACCTTCTCCACCTGCTTCGGCGCACCGTTCTTCCCGCGTCCGGCTGGCGAATACGCTGAGCTGCTGATCAAGCGCATCCGCGGTTTCGGCTCCAAGGTCTACCTGGTCAACACCGGCTGGACTGGCGGCGGCTACGGCGTCGGCAAGCGTTTCAACATCCCGACCACTCGCGGCGTCATCGCGGCGATCCAGAGCGGTGCGTTGATCGGTGCTGAAACCGAACACCTCGACACCATCAACCTCGACGTGCCATTGGCCGTACCGGGCGTTGAGACTGGCCTGTTGAACCCACGCAACACCTGGGCTGACAAGGCTGCTTACGATGAAGCGGCGAAGGCACTGGCGGGTCTGTTCATCGAGAACTTCAAGAAGTTTGAAGTGAGCGATGCGATCAAGGCCGCGGGTCCCAAGTTGTAAGATTCGATCGTTGTGAAAAAGCCGCCTCTCGTGGGCGGCTTTTTTGTGGGCGTCACCTCAGTCGGCGATGTGCAACACCACGGCGCCGACCAGTACGAGCACTACCCCAAGCACCTGCACCGCCGACAGACGCTCCTTGAAAAACACAAACCCCAAGATCGCCGCAATGCCTCCCGACAACGTACTGATCACCGTCACCACCGACACCGACCCCGCCATCGCGCCCCACGAAAACGCCGAAAACCCGCCCAGGTTCATCACGCTCGCACCGGTCAGCGTCGCGCAGTTTTTCAGCGGTGGGATCTTCAGGCCATCCTTGATCTTCACCACCATCACCACCAGTACGCACAGGCCCACCAAGTAACCCAGCCAGAGCATGGCGATTGGCCCCAACGCCGGCAGTGTGTAGCGGCCCTGCAGCCAGAAGCTGGTGCCGTAGAGCAATGCGGCGAGCATGGCGTAGGCAATGGACAGGCGTGGGTTGTTGTGGGGGATGTCGTTGTCCTTGTGCATGCTGGAGAGGGTCACGCCGATGACGCACAGCGCGATGCAGCCCAGTTGCGTCAGGTTGATGTGTTCTCCACTGGCCCATGACAGCAGTGTGGTCACTACGCCGTAGGACGTCACCAGCGGCGCTACGAGGGCGGCTTTACCCAGCGCGAACGCCTTGGACAGCGCGAGTGCGCCGGACACGGTGAGCAGGGCCGCAGCGATGCCCAGCAGCCAGACGCTCAGCGGGGCATCGAGGGACTTGAACAGGAAGCTTGGAAGGATGACCAGCAGCAGGGTCATGATCAGTAACCCCAGCGCTTGGCCGAAGTACACCGCGCGTTTAACGCCGACGGCGCGGGCATTGAGACCTACGAGAAAATCCGTACCGCCCCAGAGCAGGGCGGCCAGCAGGCCCATTGTTACGTCCATGTAAGGTCCCTTTTTATGGCTCTAATCGCCAGATTAACGCATAACCCCTGTGGGAGCGGTGTTCTTGGGATCAGCTCAGGTTTTCCAGCGTCTGTGTGTCCCAGCTGTGGGTCTTGATGGCCAGGTAGAGCATGCCGATGGTCAGCGGCACTTTTTCGCCGCGCCCCTTGGCCCGGCGTTTGAGGAACACATCGAACACCGGCGGGTTGAAGTAACGATAAGTGTCGTAGTCGCCCAGGTCGAGGGCAAATTCCTGTTCCAGCGCTTCCATCAGTTGCTTGGCCTCGCTGCCGTCACAGCCGAGGTCGAAATTGAGTGAGGTTTGCAGGCGGATCGTCTTGTGTTTCGGCAGGCCGATTTCTTCGTGCAGCAGTTGCAAGAGTTGCTGCATGACGGGGTCTTCGGGGAGGTTGGGGGCGAGGTTCATGGTGGGGGCACACAGGAGTGGGTGAGGGGGCTTATTGCGCCTGGGGCGGTATTTGTTTCGGGTGATGAAGAGTGCCAAGCCTATCAAGATTAGGGCGAGAGGTAAGCGTTGGATGTTAAGGAAGATGACCACGGAGGGTCGACATAACAACAGGAATGACCCCGTTACGAGGAGGGTAATAGCGAAACGCTTTCTTAGCGTGCAGTCAGTGATTTTGTAATACAGCAGTAGAGAGAGGGCAAAGAACAGCGCTGTTTGTAGGTAAAGCCATTCGCTGTGGCTCATTTAAGTACACATGCATGGAGCAGCTTGAACGCTGAGGTCTGCGCTTCTGGCAAGCCAAGGGCAGCGCGTGCATCCTGGCCCCTGGGCATCACAGTGACGCGACTCACTGTGAAGGTGATCCCGTAGTGGCTGAGGTGTTGAGTCCTTTCTATGTTCACGGGTTTTGTGCCGAGACAGTGGTGAGGACGCTATTTTCGGTCAGCTGCGGGCAACTTCTATAGAGGGGTGAGCGGTTGTTATATGCAGTTTGGGAAAAGGATGTCGCAGCGTTTGGAGATTTCTTACAGCTGTTTCCGGTATTTACGGCTTGGCGGCGACTCAACAGGTAAAAAAGCCAATTAGGGGCGTCGGGATTGCCCGCGATGGCAGTGGGTCAGGTATGAAATTGCCGCGTGATACTCCGTTCCTGCGACTACCTCGGAATGTTCCCACTTCGGCCCTAGGCCATCCCCTCCCTGTGTATCATCCTGTCTCTTTTTTCCTTGCGACCTTTCTCGATTCGCTGAGATTCCCGGGCTATGTTTTTGAGCCAACTCAGCGGTCAATGGAGTGACAGCCTATGCACGACACCCTCCAGCAGGTCTTTGGTTATCCACAGTTTCGTCTGGGCCAGGAAGAAACGGTCAGCGCCGTACTGGCCGGTCGTTCGGCAGCGGCGATTTTCCCCACGGGTTCGGGCAAGTCCCTTTGTTACCAGCTCTCGGCGGTATTGCTGCCGCATCTGACGTTGGTGGTGTCGCCGCTGTTGGCGCTGATGCAGGACCAGCTCGGCTTTTTGCAGCGCCATGGGATTTCGGCGGGCAGTATCGATTCGGCCCAGAGCCGCGAGGAGGCCAATGAGGTGATGGCCCGTGCGCGTTCGGGCGAGCTGAAGATCCTGATGATTTCGGTGGAGCGCTTGAAGAACGAGCGCTTTCGTAACTTTCTGCAAAGCGTGCAGATTTCGCTGCTGGTGGTGGATGAGGCGCACTGTATTTCCGAGTGGGGCCACAATTTCCGTCCGGACTATTTGAAACTCCCAGACTACCAGCGTCAGTTCAAGATCCCCCAAGCGCTGCTGCTGACGGCTACCGCCACGCCCAAGGTGATTGCCGACATGCAGGCCAAGTTCGCCATTGCGCCGGACGACGTGGTCACCACGGGCTTCTACCGGCCCAACCTCAACTTGTTGGTGGAACCGGTGAGCGGTGCCGACAAGCGTCGGCGCCTGGTCCAGTGGA
Proteins encoded in this region:
- a CDS encoding DUF1493 family protein; its protein translation is MNLAPNLPEDPVMQQLLQLLHEEIGLPKHKTIRLQTSLNFDLGCDGSEAKQLMEALEQEFALDLGDYDTYRYFNPPVFDVFLKRRAKGRGEKVPLTIGMLYLAIKTHSWDTQTLENLS